A stretch of the Pedobacter sp. MC2016-14 genome encodes the following:
- a CDS encoding peroxiredoxin has translation MKLKLNITLLACMLTGVVFAQQDPDLESAELKKQKIELDAALATIEQKLVASEKTYREAQTKKIKYDTIGLGAWRAEMAALKMEKKKAEVIFIQKHPDYFISLMALNDVIGHLPENVPTKIKLYNKLDKGLQKTATGLKTKATLDKFNALSIGKIAPAFSAPDTSGRSISLSDYRGKYVLLDFWASWCGPCREENPVVVKAFRTYRDKNFDVLSISLDQPGKRDAWIKAIHVDHLDWTHVSDLKYWNSEVAQLYAVRSIPQNFLIDPQGRIIAANLRGEALDRKLAEIFFKSSK, from the coding sequence ATGAAATTAAAATTAAACATTACCCTGTTGGCATGCATGCTAACAGGGGTTGTTTTTGCACAACAGGATCCAGATCTGGAATCTGCTGAGCTTAAAAAACAAAAGATAGAATTAGACGCTGCCCTGGCTACAATAGAGCAGAAACTTGTTGCAAGTGAAAAGACCTACAGAGAAGCCCAAACCAAAAAAATAAAATACGACACCATAGGGTTAGGAGCATGGCGTGCAGAAATGGCGGCTCTTAAAATGGAAAAGAAAAAGGCCGAGGTGATTTTCATTCAAAAGCATCCTGATTATTTTATCAGCCTAATGGCATTAAATGACGTTATCGGGCATTTGCCTGAAAATGTGCCGACAAAAATAAAATTATATAATAAGCTAGATAAAGGTCTGCAAAAAACAGCAACCGGATTAAAGACCAAAGCTACCCTGGATAAATTTAACGCACTGAGCATCGGTAAAATTGCCCCGGCATTTTCTGCGCCGGATACCTCCGGAAGGAGCATCAGTCTATCAGATTACCGCGGAAAATACGTCCTGCTTGACTTTTGGGCCAGCTGGTGTGGCCCCTGTAGAGAAGAAAATCCAGTTGTAGTAAAGGCATTCCGGACTTATAGAGACAAAAACTTTGATGTGCTTTCTATTTCCCTGGATCAGCCCGGCAAAAGAGATGCCTGGATTAAAGCCATTCATGTCGATCATTTGGATTGGACACATGTGTCTGATTTAAAGTATTGGAACAGTGAAGTGGCGCAATTGTACGCTGTTCGTTCCATTCCTCAAAATTTCCTGATTGATCCACAAGGAAGAATCATTGCTGCAAATCTGCGCGGTGAGGCACTCGATAGAAAACTGGCAGAAATTTTCTTTAAATCTTCAAAATAG
- a CDS encoding zinc-dependent metalloprotease, translating into MFKPILLTLALSGFVLSTNAQEKKPEASTKKIAVPVKKADSVPGAPKAYNEVITAKAKTSVGMINVHQIALKYFFEIPDTLLGRELLIVNRISKAASGTRPQMLGYAGDEIAENVVSFEKGPNDRIFLRLNSFNERSGDTTSNGLYKSVRNSNIQPIVASFSVKAYGQKGQIKSSVIDVTEYLNTENEVFFFSPGVKTALGIGGIQTDKSYIGSLSTYPKNVEIRTIRTYTKGPVAGQPTISTIPVTYELNSSMVLLPKIPMKARYADARVGFFAHGYTDFDGDPQGVRQSAVMVRWRMEPKTGDIEKYKRGKLVEPKKPIIYYIDPATPKKWVPYLIAGVNDWAKAFEQAGFKNAIKALPAPANDPNWSIDDATHNVIVYKPSSVANASGPNVHDPRSGEIIESHINWYHNIMQLVRNWYMIQAGAIDHKARKLKFDDELMGQLIRFVSSHEVGHTLGLLHNYGSSSTVPVEKLRDKAFVEKYGHTPSIMDYARFNYVAQPEDHITQKGIFPRIGEYDRWAIEFGYRWLPQFNSPDAEIPYMNKLIIDSLDKNKRLFFGSEGESLDPRSQSEDLGDDAVKASIYGIKNLQRIIPQLKDWTKEPNEGYENLKLMYDQAFRQYMLYTAHVLKTIGGEYHTNRSIEQNGNVFEPVSYKKQKEAMQFFNDYVFNIPEWMLKDQNDPLTRSNPGIYMEVAQNNALQRLQGSGILMEFIKNEEYSKGKTYTCSEFLEDLKKSIWTELYTGKSIDLNRRNLQKTYITNTINSFKATGEIVGKNSGNGVIYYINPDPTRNDVSSLVRAHLISLKEDIRKAIPSQKGMSLYHLEDAVKRIDDVLDPVK; encoded by the coding sequence ATGTTTAAACCTATTTTACTTACACTGGCGCTAAGCGGCTTTGTATTGTCAACTAATGCCCAGGAAAAAAAGCCGGAGGCATCCACAAAAAAGATAGCTGTCCCTGTTAAAAAGGCCGACAGTGTACCTGGAGCACCAAAAGCCTACAATGAAGTCATCACGGCTAAAGCAAAAACTTCTGTTGGTATGATTAATGTTCATCAAATTGCGCTCAAGTACTTTTTTGAAATCCCCGATACCTTGTTGGGTAGAGAATTGCTAATCGTAAACCGGATCTCCAAAGCGGCATCAGGAACACGTCCTCAGATGTTGGGCTATGCTGGTGATGAGATTGCTGAAAATGTAGTTAGTTTTGAAAAGGGGCCTAACGACCGTATATTTTTGCGCTTGAATTCTTTTAATGAACGTTCAGGCGATACGACCTCTAATGGTTTGTATAAGTCTGTACGTAATTCAAATATTCAGCCAATTGTTGCTTCTTTCTCGGTTAAAGCTTATGGACAGAAGGGGCAAATTAAAAGCTCGGTAATTGACGTTACGGAATATTTGAATACAGAAAATGAGGTTTTTTTCTTTAGTCCCGGTGTTAAAACTGCTCTCGGCATTGGTGGCATACAAACTGATAAGTCATATATAGGTTCTCTTAGTACTTATCCAAAGAATGTAGAGATTCGCACTATTCGTACTTATACTAAAGGGCCTGTAGCTGGTCAACCCACTATCTCCACTATTCCTGTAACATATGAGCTAAATAGTTCCATGGTACTTTTGCCTAAGATTCCGATGAAAGCACGTTATGCGGATGCAAGGGTAGGTTTTTTTGCGCACGGTTATACAGATTTTGACGGAGACCCTCAAGGTGTAAGGCAATCTGCTGTGATGGTTCGCTGGCGCATGGAGCCTAAAACCGGGGATATTGAAAAATATAAACGCGGAAAACTGGTAGAACCTAAAAAGCCGATTATCTATTACATAGATCCGGCAACCCCAAAAAAATGGGTGCCTTACCTCATTGCTGGTGTTAATGACTGGGCTAAGGCATTTGAACAGGCTGGATTTAAAAATGCAATTAAAGCATTACCTGCACCAGCTAACGATCCAAACTGGAGCATTGATGATGCTACCCATAACGTAATTGTTTATAAACCTTCGTCTGTTGCCAATGCAAGTGGTCCGAATGTGCATGATCCGCGAAGCGGAGAAATCATTGAGAGCCATATTAATTGGTACCACAACATTATGCAGCTGGTTAGAAACTGGTATATGATCCAGGCGGGTGCTATTGATCATAAGGCCAGAAAACTAAAGTTTGATGATGAATTGATGGGGCAGTTGATCCGCTTTGTCTCCTCTCATGAAGTGGGGCATACTTTGGGACTGTTGCATAACTACGGTTCAAGTTCAACGGTTCCGGTAGAAAAACTAAGGGACAAAGCCTTTGTAGAAAAATATGGACACACGCCATCTATCATGGATTATGCCCGTTTTAACTATGTGGCCCAGCCAGAAGACCATATTACACAGAAAGGAATTTTTCCAAGAATTGGAGAATATGACAGGTGGGCAATTGAATTTGGCTACCGTTGGCTGCCGCAGTTTAATTCACCTGATGCGGAAATACCGTACATGAACAAGCTGATTATTGATAGCCTGGATAAAAATAAGCGCTTGTTTTTTGGTTCGGAGGGAGAGTCCCTTGACCCGCGTTCGCAAAGTGAAGATTTGGGAGATGATGCGGTTAAGGCCAGTATATACGGAATTAAAAATCTTCAACGCATTATCCCGCAGCTAAAAGATTGGACAAAGGAACCTAACGAGGGTTATGAAAACCTTAAACTGATGTATGACCAGGCATTTAGGCAATACATGTTATATACCGCACATGTACTTAAAACTATAGGAGGGGAATATCACACTAACAGGAGTATCGAACAAAATGGAAACGTTTTTGAACCAGTATCTTATAAGAAGCAAAAGGAAGCGATGCAATTCTTTAACGATTATGTATTCAACATTCCGGAGTGGATGTTGAAAGATCAAAATGATCCGCTTACGAGGTCTAATCCAGGCATATATATGGAGGTTGCGCAAAATAATGCTTTACAGAGGTTACAGGGGTCTGGAATTCTTATGGAATTTATAAAAAATGAAGAATACAGCAAAGGAAAAACCTACACCTGTTCTGAATTTCTGGAAGATTTGAAGAAAAGCATCTGGACGGAACTGTATACCGGAAAATCTATTGATCTTAACCGGAGAAACCTGCAGAAAACATACATCACCAATACCATTAATTCGTTTAAGGCTACAGGTGAGATTGTCGGAAAAAATAGTGGAAACGGCGTGATATATTATATAAATCCAGATCCAACTAGAAATGATGTTTCCAGCTTAGTTCGTGCCCATTTAATATCCTTGAAAGAAGATATTCGCAAAGCAATTCCTTCGCAAAAAGGAATGTCTTTATATCATCTTGAGGATGCTGTTAAGAGAATTGATGATGTTTTAGATCCTGTAAAATAA
- the rhaT gene encoding L-rhamnose/proton symporter RhaT encodes MQIIFGVLFHFIGGFASGSFYIPYKKVKGWAWESYWIVGGIFSWLIVPPLAAYLTIPNFSDIIASTSGSILTLTYFFGILWGIGGLTYGLGVRYLGVSLGSSIILGLSMVIGSILPSIYFQFFPQVGKDPFVVFLATEWGRTVMFGLLVCVVGIIVCGKAGVMKEREIKSAATDPHGMEVKTEYKFGLGLFVGIVSGVLSACFNFGLEAGKPMADAANALWKVANPAETGNFLFQNNVTYIVVLWGGLTTNFIWCMILNARNKTFGDYTKKSTPLLKNYIFSALAGTTWFLQFFFYGMGESKMGNGASSWILHMAFIILIANAWGLVLKEWSGVQKKTFYTLIAGILIIVASVLIVGYGNSLK; translated from the coding sequence ATGCAAATCATTTTTGGAGTTCTATTCCATTTTATCGGAGGCTTCGCTTCTGGCAGTTTCTATATCCCTTATAAAAAAGTAAAAGGTTGGGCTTGGGAGAGTTACTGGATAGTTGGTGGGATTTTTTCATGGCTGATAGTACCACCTCTTGCTGCTTATTTAACAATTCCAAATTTTAGTGACATCATTGCAAGTACAAGCGGGAGCATTTTAACCCTTACTTATTTCTTTGGGATCCTTTGGGGGATTGGCGGTTTAACCTACGGTTTGGGTGTTCGGTATTTGGGTGTTTCATTGGGAAGTAGCATTATTTTAGGCCTTTCCATGGTGATTGGTTCCATATTACCTTCTATATATTTCCAGTTTTTTCCACAGGTAGGTAAGGATCCGTTTGTTGTATTTTTGGCTACTGAATGGGGAAGAACGGTGATGTTCGGACTTTTAGTTTGTGTTGTTGGAATCATAGTCTGCGGTAAAGCAGGTGTGATGAAAGAAAGAGAAATTAAATCAGCAGCCACAGACCCGCACGGAATGGAGGTCAAAACAGAATACAAATTCGGCTTGGGTTTGTTTGTTGGCATTGTTTCGGGAGTGTTGAGCGCTTGTTTCAATTTTGGTCTTGAAGCCGGAAAACCGATGGCTGATGCCGCAAATGCGCTCTGGAAAGTTGCAAATCCTGCAGAGACGGGGAATTTCCTTTTTCAAAATAACGTAACCTACATTGTTGTGCTTTGGGGCGGATTAACTACCAATTTTATCTGGTGTATGATTTTAAATGCCAGAAATAAAACTTTCGGTGATTACACCAAAAAAAGCACACCTCTATTAAAGAATTATATCTTTTCTGCATTGGCAGGGACTACCTGGTTTTTGCAATTCTTCTTCTACGGAATGGGCGAGAGTAAAATGGGGAATGGCGCAAGCTCCTGGATTTTGCACATGGCATTTATCATTTTGATTGCCAATGCATGGGGACTGGTTTTGAAAGAATGGAGCGGTGTGCAAAAGAAAACTTTTTATACACTAATAGCGGGCATATTAATCATTGTTGCCTCCGTACTAATTGTGGGCTACGGAAACTCACTAAAATAA
- a CDS encoding bifunctional aldolase/short-chain dehydrogenase, with protein sequence MSFNTTEFKHVSYLWDDAKAAELAGDEVALLIYRSNLLGADLRLTNYGGGNTSCKADAIDPITGQPVEVMWIKGSGGDIGTLKRSGLAALYVERLRSLKNSYRGIEQEDEMVELFNHCIYDLASKAPSIDTPLHGFLPFKHIDHLHPDAAIAIAAAKDGKQITHDLFNGTIGWVDWQKPGFDLGLQLKACLDENPGIRGIMLGSHGLFTWGDTAYESYMNTLEVIEICANYLEENYGKKGPVFGGQKISSPEKAAREAQAILLAPILRGFCSSERNMIGHFTDDTRVLEFINSNDLDRLAPLGTSCPDHFLRTKISPLVLELTPDEDLSDPAKIKEKLEPAFVAYRKMYADYYESCKHENSPAIRDSNPVIILYPGIGMFSFSKDKQTTRVAAEFYINAINVMKGAEAISEYTSLPRQEAFNIEYWLLEEAKLQRMPKPKALSGRIALITGSAGGIGKAIAKKFVEEGAVVVLNDMNAERLAGAGEEFEKLFGKDSYATALLDVTNAAQIKEAFGAAILAFGGVDLIVNNAGLSISKTIADHSEKDWDLLYDVLVKGQFLVTQAAAAEMKKQDIGGDIINIVSKNALVSGPNNAGYGSAKAAQLHLSRLNAAELGADGIRVNVVNPDAVISDSNIWSGGWAEGRAKAYGITVAELPAYYAKRTLLNSIILPDDIANACFAFAGGLLNKSTGNVINVDGGVATAFVR encoded by the coding sequence ATGTCTTTCAATACAACTGAATTTAAACACGTAAGTTACCTTTGGGATGATGCTAAAGCAGCAGAACTGGCAGGCGATGAAGTAGCCTTGTTGATTTACCGCTCTAATTTGCTTGGAGCAGATTTACGTTTAACCAACTATGGTGGTGGAAATACTTCCTGCAAGGCAGATGCGATTGATCCGATTACTGGTCAGCCTGTAGAAGTGATGTGGATTAAAGGGTCCGGTGGTGATATCGGTACCTTAAAACGCAGTGGTCTTGCCGCATTGTATGTTGAACGTTTAAGAAGTTTAAAAAACAGTTACCGCGGAATTGAGCAGGAAGATGAAATGGTGGAACTTTTTAACCACTGTATTTATGATTTAGCTTCTAAAGCGCCTTCTATTGATACACCATTACACGGTTTCTTACCGTTTAAACATATTGATCACCTGCACCCGGATGCAGCTATTGCAATTGCAGCAGCTAAGGATGGTAAGCAGATTACACATGATTTATTTAACGGCACAATAGGCTGGGTTGACTGGCAAAAACCAGGTTTTGATTTAGGTCTGCAACTTAAAGCTTGTTTGGATGAAAATCCTGGTATCCGTGGGATTATGTTGGGCTCACATGGTTTATTTACCTGGGGTGATACAGCTTACGAAAGCTATATGAATACCTTAGAAGTAATTGAAATTTGTGCCAATTACCTGGAAGAAAATTATGGTAAAAAAGGCCCTGTATTTGGCGGACAAAAAATAAGCAGCCCTGAAAAAGCAGCAAGAGAAGCACAAGCTATCTTGCTAGCACCAATACTTCGTGGTTTTTGCTCAAGTGAGCGCAACATGATCGGACATTTTACCGATGATACACGCGTACTTGAATTTATCAACTCAAATGATTTAGATCGTTTAGCTCCATTAGGAACAAGCTGTCCTGATCACTTTTTGCGTACCAAAATTAGTCCGCTGGTATTAGAATTAACTCCCGATGAAGATCTTTCTGATCCTGCAAAGATCAAAGAAAAATTGGAGCCTGCTTTTGTGGCTTACCGTAAAATGTATGCAGATTATTATGAGTCTTGCAAACATGAAAACAGCCCTGCAATCAGAGATTCAAACCCTGTTATCATTTTATACCCGGGAATCGGAATGTTCTCTTTTTCAAAAGATAAACAAACAACAAGGGTTGCGGCAGAATTTTATATCAATGCTATTAATGTGATGAAAGGTGCAGAAGCGATTTCTGAATATACCTCATTGCCACGTCAGGAAGCATTTAATATCGAGTATTGGTTATTGGAAGAAGCAAAATTGCAAAGGATGCCAAAGCCAAAAGCGTTATCTGGAAGGATTGCTTTAATTACCGGTAGTGCTGGTGGTATTGGTAAAGCCATTGCTAAGAAATTTGTAGAAGAAGGTGCTGTTGTGGTACTGAACGATATGAATGCAGAGCGTTTAGCTGGTGCTGGTGAAGAATTCGAAAAATTGTTTGGAAAGGATTCTTACGCTACAGCATTATTGGATGTAACCAATGCAGCTCAAATTAAAGAAGCTTTTGGCGCAGCCATTTTGGCTTTTGGTGGAGTAGATTTGATTGTAAACAATGCCGGACTTTCTATTTCTAAAACCATTGCAGACCATAGCGAAAAAGACTGGGACCTGTTGTATGACGTATTGGTTAAAGGCCAATTCTTAGTTACACAAGCTGCAGCAGCAGAAATGAAAAAACAGGATATTGGTGGTGATATCATCAACATTGTAAGTAAAAACGCGTTGGTTAGCGGACCTAATAATGCAGGGTACGGTAGTGCAAAAGCTGCGCAATTACACTTAAGCAGGTTAAATGCTGCAGAATTAGGTGCTGATGGTATCCGTGTAAATGTGGTTAATCCAGATGCGGTAATCAGTGATAGTAACATTTGGTCTGGCGGATGGGCAGAAGGCCGTGCTAAAGCATATGGCATTACTGTAGCGGAGCTACCTGCTTACTATGCAAAACGTACTTTATTAAATTCAATTATTTTACCGGATGACA